In Penaeus monodon isolate SGIC_2016 chromosome 7, NSTDA_Pmon_1, whole genome shotgun sequence, the following are encoded in one genomic region:
- the LOC119575354 gene encoding uncharacterized protein LOC119575354, which yields MHRSREAVTIASNACKLLGQTPRALTLYASVLLKDTLTVSKGKSLLEKALKEDPYYLPAVYLLCEIYEQDMRYDAAIELLRKQVAVQSTCRLHQMLADFFSHVRMKRKQHIHFGIALNHEPGNTRALEGMQKMEAAPDTVEAPPYDMEVEDIADSEGEVEESDLEAVWSDVDFSFSGQ from the exons ATGCATCGATCCAGAGAAGCTGTAACCATTGCAAGTAATGCTTGCAAACTATTAGGCCAGACTCCAAGAGCTTTAACT CTGTATGCCTCAGTGCTGCTAAAGGATACCTTGACTGTCAGTAAGGGAAAAAGTCTGTTGGAGAAAGCCTTGAAGGAGGATCCATATTATCTTCCTGCTGTTTACcttttgtgtgaaatatatgaaCAG GACATGCGGTATGATGCAGCAATAGAGTTACTACGAAAGCAGGTTGCAGTACAATCAACCTGTAGACTTCACCAGATgttagcagattttttttctcatgtacGGATGAAGAGAAAGCAGCACATTCATTTTGGAATTGCCTTGAA TCATGAACCAGGTAACACTCGTGCACTGGAAGGAATGCAGAAAATGGAAGCAGCTCCAGACACAGTGGAAGCTCCACCATATGACATGGAAGTTGAAGACATAGCAGACTCCGAG GGTGAAGTGGAGGAAAGTGATTTAGAGGCTGTTTGGTCAGATGTGGACTTCTCCTTCAGTGGGCAGTGA
- the LOC119575672 gene encoding anaphase-promoting complex subunit 7-like, translating to MVPLYLSFSCSLCLRLSSWVKGHAYLHGRDYTSAINAFRQLEETSVLSRNVDILATLGETYYLAGDAKNALSMLQRANAVDHLNLRGTDLLACLLAGEKRNRELEELAMAATSVTDSAPQPWIIMGYYCQLSKRTTKAIYFAHKACSINPRSVEGLLLKGTLLLELKKLQEAVMHFREAMQIAPHRFEPHKGLVDCYLAMHRSREAGNHCK from the exons ATGGTCCCCTTATATCT ctctttttcttgttctctttgtttaAGGTTATCATCATGGGTAAAAGGACATGCATACTTGCATGGACGTGATTACACCAGTGCCATAAATGCCTTCCGCCAGTTAGAGGAGACTTCTGTGCTAAGCCGTAATGTAGACATCCTGGCCACACTTGGAGAGACATATTATCTTGCAGGAGATGCAAAGAATGCCCTGAGCATGCTGCAGAGG GCCAATGCTGTTGACCATCTGAATCTCAGGGGCACAGACCTCCTGGCATGTCTCTTGGCGGGCGAAAAGAGAAATCGTGAGCTGGAAGAGTTGGCAATGGCTGCCACTTCTGTCACTGATTCAGCTCCTCAGCCTTGGATTATTATGGGGTATTATTGCCAACTCAGCAAAAGAACAACAAAGGCCATTTATTTTGCTCACAAG GCATGTTCAATCAACCCACGCAGTGTGGAGGGTCTGCTGCTGAAAGGGACACTGCTActagaattaaaaaaattacaagaagCAGTAATGCACTTCAGGGAGGCAATGCAAATAGCGCCACATCGTTTTGAGCCACACAAA GGTTTAGTTGACTGTTATTTAGCAATGCATCGATCCAGAGAAGCGGGTAACCATTGCAAGTAA